The DNA window GATCGCACATCGGCTTTAAGATATTCCAGCTACCTCCATCAATTCCCACAACCACAATCCTCTTCATTTGGGTCACTCCATTTTAATCAGCTTTATCAGAATTCTCCTGTCACTTTCATCGAAAATCTTGGCGTAGAGAAAAGCTAAAATCGCTATTAAACCTACGACAAGAATTAACGAGTTTTTACTCAAGATAGAAGCGTAAACGAAGGATGCCGAGAGTAAAACAACTATCGTCGATTGGATAAAAAGGGGTTTGGAAAAGTCGAAGTGTCTTATGGCTACAAAACCTAAGAAAGCAAATGAAAAAGATCTCGCTATAAGTGTTGCAAAGCTCGCTCCAACAAAACTCCAGATCGGAATTAAAAGGAAATTGAGAAAAACGTTCAAAATCGCCGCAGCTGCCACCTGGTATGTTTTAATTATCTGCATGTCTGCAGATCTAAAAAGGTTTCCCAACACAACATTGAAATACAAAAAAAGCTGGGACCAAGCTAAAATTTTTAAAGGCTCAGCAGAGCTGGAAAATTCTTCCCCAAAAATCGTAAGAATAAGAGTTTCGGAAAAACCACTCAAAGTCACTACAATAAACAATCCAACAACCAAAACGAACTTGAAAGAAATTTCACTCGTTTTAACAAGAGATGCTGTGGATTTTGTAAAAAGTCTCGATGTAACCGGGTAGAGGGCTGCTATAAACATTAGAGGAAGAAAGTTTAACGCAAAAACCATTCGGTAGGCTGCGCTGTAAAACCCTACTGCCCTTTCTCCAACCATAGCATACAGCATAATTTTGTCGGTATCGTT is part of the Ferroglobus placidus DSM 10642 genome and encodes:
- a CDS encoding flippase; the encoded protein is MSTARRVAKNTLVMVFGEIGAKVFTVSYTILLARHLLVEGFGVLSFFLALTGVLRLFTDVGFFELTIREVARNKAVAKKFFSNLLLLKSIIVVVVFGAFFLYLFFANYPQEAKLLAYLLGLAVAIDSLASIFRSIFQGLEEMIYISLGKILRSATLLSGTVVLVLFNFGLVEFGVLYLIANAISFTFLISALVKKIMLERISFEFDKSFWKMVFREGIPFWAATAFVVILNDTDKIMLYAMVGERAVGFYSAAYRMVFALNFLPLMFIAALYPVTSRLFTKSTASLVKTSEISFKFVLVVGLFIVVTLSGFSETLILTIFGEEFSSSAEPLKILAWSQLFLYFNVVLGNLFRSADMQIIKTYQVAAAAILNVFLNFLLIPIWSFVGASFATLIARSFSFAFLGFVAIRHFDFSKPLFIQSTIVVLLSASFVYASILSKNSLILVVGLIAILAFLYAKIFDESDRRILIKLIKME